One region of Salvia miltiorrhiza cultivar Shanhuang (shh) chromosome 3, IMPLAD_Smil_shh, whole genome shotgun sequence genomic DNA includes:
- the LOC131018512 gene encoding uncharacterized protein LOC131018512: MDYLESLGYSRHTMILNQDAGTSKIFEEPTVPESVDTLPIPSPFHQDPVFEILFREASASETAPQADSAADITSPEQLMTDPISQLLIETSTAMPSSFDDFQPSDFDKAAPPCSPPAAEIKSADNADPSSPEGRVEDITETPRPSSPPIFTTDEPTPTEGLNIDQRRMLATSSRTEEEVLPSAPPTADVTSATDAASTSQGPAQAPPASPEQPEEIVDAPPEQPEEIIEISRQPGVIRYDSDVDTDGFLTEWKKREPIRTQFKIPEGIENPIDALLDVISDQQFASETLKHERERQDIHGAKFLRYLRAVETQAQDDMIDHDARIIALRRRIHRPEIDHLTLQRDLLQDEFPKIQKELKELHQYVLTVEI, from the coding sequence ATGGATTATCTTGAATCCCTAGGCTATTCCAGGCACACAATGATTCTCAACCAGGATGCTGGCACATCCAAAATCTTTGAAGAGCCTACAGTCCCTGAGTCTGTAGATACTTTGCCTATTCCATCGCCATTTCATCAGGATCCAGTATTTGAGATCCTTTTCCGAGAAGCATCTGCATCTGAGACTGCTCCTCAAGCAGACTCTGCAGCTGATATCACTTCTCCAGAGCAGCTAATGACTGATCCAATTAGTCAGTTGCTGATTGAAACTTCAACTGCTATGCCATCCTCATTTGATGATTTTCAGCCCAGCGACTTTGATAAGGCTGCACCTCCTTGCTCCCCGCCTGCAGCAGAGATAAAATCAGCTGACAACGCTGATCCCTCATCTCCGGAAGGACGTGTTGAGGATATCACAGAAACTCCTCGACCATCGTCACCACCCATCTTCACCACTGATGAGCCCACTCCTACAGAGGGCCTCAACATCGATCAAAGGCGTATGCTTGCTACCTCCTCTCGGACTGAAGAAGAAGTTCTCCCTTCTGCTCCACCCACAGCTGATGTTACCTCAGCTACTGATGCTGCTTCTACCTCTCAAGGACCAGCACAGGCACCCCCTGCTTCCCCTGAGCAACCAGAGGAAATCGTCGATGCTCCGCCTGAGCAACCAGAGGAAATCATCGAAATCTCTCGCCAACCCGGTGTCATTCGATATGACTCGGATGTTGACACTGATGGATTCCTCACCGAGTGGAAAAAGAGAGAACCCATCAGAACTCAGTTCAAAATTCCTGAAGGAATTGAAAATCCGATTGATGCCCTACTAGATGTCATCTCCGATCAGCAATTTGCAAGCGAAACACTCAAGCATGAAAGGGAACGACAGGACATCCATGGCGCGAAGTTCCTAAGGTACCTCAGAGCTGTTGAAACTCAAGCTCAAGATGACATGATCGATCATGATGCTCGCATCATCGCTCTTCGAAGAAGAATTCATCGACCCGAAATTGATCATCTCACTCTCCAAAGAGACCTACTTCAAGACGAATTTCCAAAAATTCAGAAGGAACTCAAAGAGCTTCATCAATACGTCTTGACAGTAGAAATATAA